TGAGTTTGACATTGAGAGGGAGCAGCTGAGGGCTAAGCTGAAGCGTGAGGAGAGCCGCACCAAGACTCTCAAGGAGGAAATGGAGAGTTTGAGGAAGACAGTGAGGGACCTGGAGGCTGCTCAACCAAGCAGCAGTGCTGGTGAGCATCCAAGGACACCTGGGACCGCATCCAGAGGTACCACCACTGACTCCCCTTGGCTTGTGTCTGTGTTTTGCCAAACCGAGAATCTTCAAGCAGAAAGAACCCTTGGGAGTAGCACAAGCAAGGCAACAGCTGTTGGGTCACCTGGCCCTTCCCCATCCACGCAGTCATCATATGCAAAAACCAATGGTCATTGTGACATGGAAATGCAAACCAGCAGGGATTTGTTAccaagcagtggggcagaaagtcTGATGCCACCACGAGAGAAATCTGGGTCTGCCCAAGACAATATAATAGAGAATGGTGGGTCTCCTATAGGGACAGAGCCCCCCACTCCACTAGccacttccctcccctccacagGAAGCTCTCTGTCTCCAAACAGCACTGCTGCCTCCTCTTTGACCTCCTCCCCTTGTTCTTCACCAGTCTTAACTAAACGCTTAGCGGGGTCAGCAGCCAACAGCCCCGGCTACCAGTCATCCTACCAAGTGGGTATCAACCAACGGTTCCATGCAGCTCGACACAAATTCCAGGCTCAAGCTGATCAAGACCAACAGACCAGTGGCCTTCAGAGCCCACCCTCCAGAGATCTGTCACCCACCCTTGTGGACAACTCTGCTGCCAAGCAGCTGGCCCGAAACACAGTCACTCAAGTGCTCTCCAGGTTCACCAGCCAAGGACCCATTAAGCCTGTTTCTCCCAACAGCTCTCCCTTTGGCACAGACTATCGCAATCTGGCCAATACCACCAGCCCAAGAGGTGATACCAGTCATTCACCCACTCCAGGGAAAGTCTCCAGCCCTTTGAGCCCCCTGTCTCCTGGGATCAAATCACCTACCATCCCCAGAGCTGAGAGAGGGAACCCTCCACCCATCCCTCCCAAAAAGCCTGGCCTCACCCCAGTGCCATCCCCTACCACTCCTCTAACCAGAACCCCTTCACAGGCTGCCTCTTTAGGCACCACAGATGACCTTTCCAGTAGCTGCTCTGCCAATGCTGTTGTAGCCAATGGCAAAGATATCGAGATACTCTTGCCTACCAGCAGCTAGTCTCTAGGAGACTCTACATTTGACATTCCATTGCATTGCGTCCAAGAGCTTAAAGATAGACCATTGAGTCGGATCATGTTATTTATTTTGATAGTGGTGAAAATTTTATTTGATACATTTTAGTgcattttcaccttttttgtatttttttaaagtagaaactgGGTAGTTTGGGTTTTATGTCTCAAATCTTTGTACTGAAGCTGAAAAAGGCACCTCAAAGATGTCTCCAGGCTGAACAATCACCATCATGTCATGATGGAGAACAGCTTTTTACAGACCAGGTGGCATCTTGTTCTCTCTTCTGGCATGGGAAACATTCACTTTCCATTATGCAGAAATGATTCATGCCGATTTTTATTCCAGATGAACATGTATAAAAAGTGCCTGAAATAAGATTGCCTGCCATATGACTGTGGCTCTGTGGCAAAATACATGAAAAGAGGTCATGTCCCAACAGAAAATGAGACCTTCCAGGACTCCAGAATGTTCCAGATTCAACACTGCTTTTAAGCCTTTTAGAGTGTTCTTAATGCAAACAAGGCTGCATTAGTAAAACAGAAACCTTTTCCAGGTAAGGATGAGCATAAGCTGAGACCTTTGGCAAGGCCCTGCCAAGCCCTCCTGAGCAGTAAGTAGTTGAGAAGCTCAGCTTTTGGTGACTTTTAAGTAACTCTCAGCATCAATTCTTGGATGAAATGAAATCGCTAAAAGTcaaatcccttcctttctccattccaCCCCAAAAAGTTCTTTGAGCATCTACTGTCATGTGTAGAACTGCTGAGTCCAAAATCTTACTATtacttgaaaaggaaaattgttaAACATTCTGCATAAATGTCTTGTGACAGAATGATGGGATCTTATTTACTATGTAATCAAAAAGCAATAACTTAAAAGTTACTCATTTTGTAATGTTTTAAATCCAAATTACACAGGTTTTAGTTTTACTAAATGGTCACATGTGCTGTCCCAGCCTGCCAATATATGGTGACTGTTACTTGGGAACCAAATTACCATTTGCCTAGATAGATACATATCGTATATCAGCATAGATACACATTCATGTCtatattaacacacacacacacctaccacatgcatatagaatataaatttcaGTGTGATTATATTCTTGAAGTTTCCAGTATTgcagaaagaaaaagtagaaatgcACGTTAAGATTACCTACCAAAGTAGCCAGCTTGCTCTCAATTGTGCTGCTGGGCCCCATTTAGGCACTGGGAGGAATGGTCTCTGCAGAGCAGTGGGTTGAATTGCTCCCTAGCTCTTTGAATTTCAAAGCTGAATCCAAATCCCTTATTATCCTAAGGAATGTTCCTGGAAGAAGGATAAGGTAATCTGGCCTTTTCTCATTTTAGCAACTCATCTCTCAGTAggatttctttcccatttcccagATGGCATGTGGGAGATAAAGATATACAGGATAGACATTTCAAGGGAGGGTGAAGGCAGATGATTTCTTAACTTTGCATAAACTTGTCAAGGCAGTCTAATCCTCCACAAAGTGCAGGATCAATCCTCTTATTGCAATCAGGACTGCTCTTAACCCATCCCAGACAGATGAATGTTTTGTCCTTCGTAAATGGGTGCAGAGAATGGGAGCCCCACATGCCTCCCTGGGGACACCATTTTAGTATTTAACACTTGTGAAAATCTTTCAGGTGTGTGACTTTCAGTTCCTCCCAGTGATTTTAAATCTGTTCCCGTTTTATCTAGCATCAGTTCATGGGGAAAGCAAACCACTGAATAGAAATCACTCTGTAAATCAGTTACTTCTTAATTGGTACATAAATTCACAGGGTTCATGTTTTGATCTGGTGGTGGTCCATGTGCCAccacaagaaaaatagaaatgctACTAGTTACTGACCCAAGATAGCTAGTCAGTGatgaattgggggtgggggaagtgtCTTAAATTGTCCAAAGCTACTACTGTGCACTGAATTTCATCCTCATACTTGGCACAAATTAACAATGTCTATGATAAATGGCTAGACTTTCTCAGCTAGAGAGGGGGTCTGCAGCTCTTGTTTATTACCTCTCTTTAAATGGTAATCTTAAAAGTTGCATTGTGCTCTTTCTTTATGgcatagatatatagagagatatatactATAATGAAGTTTATTTCTTAGGAAATGCACTGAATAATGTATTTCTTCTACAGTGTAATACGGGGTGgggaaatgcaaaagaaaaatgtgtatttttgCAAGTAGCCTATCTTCTGAGACAAATAAGCACAAATATTGCAATGGATCCAACTAATCCAGTTAGGTTTTATAGGTCTAGTATTTAAGTTTTGCTGTAGATTGTGTGttgataagtaaaaaaaaaaaagtatgattcaCATGTTGGTTATTATAATCAAGTTGTTGCAAAGCTTTGTCACTGGTTATAAAGTCCAGATACTTAACAGTAGCATTAATTGTCCATTAACACATGTGAAGCCAAATGTTTCATAGGgggaattcttcatttttttatagcagAGACAACATTAAAACATGTTAAATcatattgccaagaaaacttagCTTGTACTAAATGAAAATTGTTGTGCAACAAGGTGTATTTTATTTAGGgtagagggtggggagggagggaaagagaagaacttTAGAGACAGCACTCACTTTTAAAACCTGTAACAGgggagtgtgtatgtatgtgcacactcACTTTATAGGAGAACTACGAAGTACTTTGATACCAGGAAGAGGCGGCATGGCCACCAATCATTTAATCAACAACAAGATgatatcagagttggaagaggcctttaaaactcctcattttgcagatgagaaagcagCCCCAAAGTCAAGGCCACACCACTGAGTAGTCACAGAACCCAGTCCTCAAAGCCAGGTTCCCTAATCCAAGTCCACTAGCTTTTTAATCCTGCTGCATCTTATGGTCTCTGGCTTCTCAGACATGAGGGGCATGTGTCAGGTGACTTCAAAGGTTCTTTCCAGGTCTAGGATCCTATAAAGAGAGTCTTTGGCCTACAGGAAAGCAGATGTTTATGTCTCCGTACCTTCCAGAGCCTTTGAGCCAGTTCACCCAGAGGATAACTCTATGGAGACAGTTTCATATGGCAGCAGTAGTGGGTTTGCGTTCCTCATGATTCCAGCCTTCCCAGTTCCCAtgtctcttccccctttccctccctccccaaatgtACTTTTGTAGAGTGCCTGGAATACTTAATCCTTTCAAATTAAACAGAACTTCAAGTGTCTTTTGAAACCCTGGCTTGTAAACATGATCCTGTTTTCATAAAGATGAGTCAGTGGTGGATAATGAACATTGTTCCATGGgagcaatttttaatttaatttccatAAAACTAACAAGTAGAACTTGTAAGAGTATTATCCACCTGTTCTCATCAGAAATTCATGCATAGAGCTTTTTTGAAAAAAGTGAACATACGTGTAAAAGCAACATGGCATAAGTTGTATTAGAGTATttgacttggagtctggaaggcctgggttcaaatccatcctttgATACCTGCTTTGTGAACAGGGGCAAATAATCCAACATCTTGGAGTTTCAGGTGAGGAAAAATTGTCTAAGTCATAAACTGGTTACAACCTTCATCAATGCAAGGAATTACCATAAGTCATAGATGCTGGACCATTGACTTCTCCATAAGGTATGGACTTCTGAGTCTCCCACTTGAACCGTCTTTTGCTCAGTAACTTGCTGTCTCTTTCAGACCCAGACAGCTGTTGTTTGAAGTCAAGTGTGCACTAGCACACTTGCTTTTGCAAAGCACTGTTGTGAAAACCAGCTAGTGTGGAAAACCTGTCCTATACTTCTCCAATATTTGAAGGATCCATGATTTGATCAGTGTGGGTGTTTTCACCACCAATGCACATCCCAAGCTTTAGGTTATTTCTTGAATTGCAATagccataaa
The DNA window shown above is from Notamacropus eugenii isolate mMacEug1 chromosome 2, mMacEug1.pri_v2, whole genome shotgun sequence and carries:
- the CTTNBP2NL gene encoding CTTNBP2 N-terminal-like protein; this translates as MNLEKLSKPELLTLFSILEGELEARDLVIEALKAQHRDTFIEERYGKYNISDPLMALQRDFETLKEENHGDKQPVSPHPLSVLKAVMKQCRNMQERMLSQLAAAESRHRKVILDLEEERQRHAQDTAEGDDVTYMLEKERERLTQQLEFEKSQVKKFEKEQKKLSSQLEEERSRHKQLSSMLVMECKKATSKAAEEGQKAGELSLRLEKEKSRVSKLEEELAAERRRGLQTEAQVEKQLSEFDIEREQLRAKLKREESRTKTLKEEMESLRKTVRDLEAAQPSSSAGEHPRTPGTASRGTTTDSPWLVSVFCQTENLQAERTLGSSTSKATAVGSPGPSPSTQSSYAKTNGHCDMEMQTSRDLLPSSGAESLMPPREKSGSAQDNIIENGGSPIGTEPPTPLATSLPSTGSSLSPNSTAASSLTSSPCSSPVLTKRLAGSAANSPGYQSSYQVGINQRFHAARHKFQAQADQDQQTSGLQSPPSRDLSPTLVDNSAAKQLARNTVTQVLSRFTSQGPIKPVSPNSSPFGTDYRNLANTTSPRGDTSHSPTPGKVSSPLSPLSPGIKSPTIPRAERGNPPPIPPKKPGLTPVPSPTTPLTRTPSQAASLGTTDDLSSSCSANAVVANGKDIEILLPTSS